The nucleotide sequence ATCGAAGTTTAAGAAGACAACCGAAATATGGCTATACCTCAGGTACATACGTAACCCAACGAACTTACCTGCCTGCCTGAAAGTCCCGCGTTTCCAACCCTGACTTTAAACCCACGAAATTTTGAATTAACGAGACATGAGATCTACAGAGATTGGGTTAACATAAGCATGATTATTAGAGTAGAAGATGTGTATTTTAGCAGTGTTTCTGTTGTAGTTGTTGCACTTTCTATCCAGCTGTACATGTTGTTTATACCTAAATGTGGTAAAGGTTTGCTTACCTGGCCACACGGTGAAATGAGTGGACCTCAATTGAAACCCCAACTTTATAACAGAAGTCCTAACTTATTCCCCCTCGCAAGAAAAGCATATATACAGCACCCTAAAACTCGAACAAGTTGTGCCATTACAATTGTAATTTTAATTACTAATTATTGAAAAACTGAGGAAGAAGATGGCTAAAACTTTGAAGTCAATCTGCCTTTCTGTGCTTTTTGTTATGTTCATTGTCTTTGCAGTTGCAGGTAAGAACGAAGGTGTTTCTACATGTATCGGGAATAGTTGTCATGTAATGTAATATTTCATGTGTTATAATACAGATAGAAGAcatgttgatatatatatatatatatatatatatatatatatatatatatatcttactTCCATAGTGCATTACGAAAGAAACAAATACACGTGTTATAACTTGAGTGAAATAGTAACATCACGTGATAGTGTTTTAAGTATAAAGAAAAATCTCTAGTAAACTCCATTGACCCTTTCTCTCCATTTTtccttatttcttttatttcgaTCTTCAAGTATGACTATATATGTTTCTTGCACAATGCAGATGGCGGGTTTGTAGGATGCCGTGATTGGTCGTATAGTAGCACATGGCAGGGTGCATGCTTGTGGAGTCCAAACTGCAACAAGGCATGCACAAAAGGAGGTGCGACTGCTGGAGCCTGCGTACTTTTCAAGTGCGTTTGCTATGATGGTAAAAGTTGTCCGCAGGGCCGCCTCCCTGCACACTAGCTACACCTACATACACTAGATATACTCCATAATGCATTCAACCTTCaatgtatatgtacatacttGGCACGTATTACATTCGACTAACTACGTACCTATAGCTCCTTCATGTGTTTGTAAATGATCGATGCAATTTCTATACTATGTAAATTACTTACGAAGGTTTCGTATGTAATGTTCGCTACTCATATGTATAGTACATTAAGCGATGTAAAAGTAAGATGAATTTTACACATGATGATGTTGTTTACTTGTAGAGACTGTGTAAGACTGTAATTGTATATCATATTTCCTTCTGCTTGTGGTGCAAAAATAGGGCGCACAGAAGGAGGAGAAGGGTAAGAGAGATATAACTGGAAGGTCAATTGACATATAATCGCACACTAACCTATTTGTGCACTtacttttttaatgaaaaatccaGCTATTGACGAACAAACCTAAGGGCAATAATTAACCTAAGCTAAAGAACAAACTAATTAATCTCGATTACCCACCCACTTAAACCACAACACACTACCTACAAATTTTCTCTCCTTATCTCACACATTTAGATCGatccttaaaaaaatatatatattcgtTGAAATTTTTAAACCTGGAAACAAGATtccttaattatttttcttaaataGTGACATCCTTACTAAGGAAAACTTATATATTCATGAGAACATTAAATAGCGGTATAACAACTTAATCATGCGATGTTATGTCAAGAAGTTAAATTATTATAGTTtcacattttaataaaaagaaaattcatttttttaattagtattttGATTGTTCACCACCGTACGCCATTTCTCTGTACTATAATttgtaagagcatctccaagagaagttttaaaattttgtgaaaCTAGCAAGTGACCGATGTCAAAAAACTAGTTTAGTTactaactttttatttttaacaacaCATTCTATAGCAACAaactttaattattttattgttaacAATTCAAACCCAACCTACTCATTTTCTAAAACAGCTTTCTTtatcttcctttttttccttgGTCGAGGGTCTACCCttgaattttgttattttttatatttagctTAAAAAATAGTGTAAATTTAAAAAGTAACTATTCATTTTGCTATAAAGCTTGTTTTATATAGTCGGTTAGAGAtgtattttctttcaaatttaacTATTTAAAATAGAGTTTTGATTGTTTCACAGCATTCTTGCAAATGCTCTAATAACTTCCAACATTACACCTGTGGTAGTTGTAATTAGTAATTAACAGTGTACTGCTTACGAGCTACTAAGTTTTTATCTTTCTTAAGAAAATTCTTCTTATACACACCCTTTgttaaaaaagaactttataacTTCCCAACAGTGCACATTCATAACATGGGAtcgagatcctctccggatctaaaTGTCTGGAGCATAAAGATTCCGAAATCCGAGCAGTTCAGTTTTGGGGGTTTTGTGAGATGGTCAGAATGGGTTAAAGGGTCATAGGATTGAAACTGAGTaatctaaatttcaaaatttttagacTCCAAACACAGAGATCCTAAGTGAATCTCAATCCCATAACATGTACAACACTCAAAAAGCCATGTAGAAGCAttttatttcacaaaaaaactattttgttttattaCTTGTAATGGTTGTTCCTCACCGATAAGACTAGAATATAAACAAAGTAGATCAAATTCTATAGTGCGATTTAAAGGAAGACATTAATTTGTACAATATAAACAAAGTAGATCAAATTTTATAGTGCGATTTAAAGGAAGACATTAATTTGTCGATTTGTTTTTTCTAGTCACGCATGATTTGGTATGATCATTATATAGTAAAGACTGATTAGTAACTCCCCTCCCCCACCCAATCATCAAAATTCAATCAAAACTATTTACGTGGCACAAATATGACTAAGAAGTTTGCTACATAAGTGCCAATTgcctaaaatattaataaaaatcagattt is from Malus sylvestris chromosome 5, drMalSylv7.2, whole genome shotgun sequence and encodes:
- the LOC126620837 gene encoding defensin-like protein 10: MAKTLKSICLSVLFVMFIVFAVADGGFVGCRDWSYSSTWQGACLWSPNCNKACTKGGATAGACVLFKCVCYDGKSCPQGRLPAH